One Curtobacterium herbarum genomic window carries:
- a CDS encoding sensor histidine kinase, producing MTDRTSRSAPAPAPAVGRTVPGTFRIPGTRLRASRSVVLTRGSLVVAAVTLLAVGAPVAAVVHGVPVPLALLVTAVLSGTLLVAPARPRSATAVHLLALAGLGVLTAPGTVGPWPLPVTAMIGLAVLLVVLGLRTGWRTTAVAWGTSTVLTLVLVAATPCRWAEPEVWVSTLVVSSGSGLLIGAAAVLLGQRRSVGAELVAARQDAEQQAGARRAVEERARIARELHDVVAHSMSVVHMQAESAPYRVSDLPPAARAEFRTIAETSRTALREMRQLLGTLRGEDDAERAPQPGLSDLPALVASTRAAGLAVTLDVGGDGDSGDTGAAEVTGAADTVGRVTQLTVYRVVQEALGNVVRHAPGADTIVLVRVSTSAVAVTVTNAPVPLAPPPPADDGGYGLAGMRSRVAALDGTLDADPTADGGFRVAATLPRQPDGDPR from the coding sequence GTGACCGACCGCACCAGCAGGAGCGCCCCGGCCCCGGCCCCGGCCGTGGGCCGGACCGTCCCCGGGACGTTCCGGATCCCGGGGACGCGGCTGCGGGCCTCCCGGTCGGTCGTCCTCACCCGCGGGTCGCTCGTCGTCGCCGCGGTCACGCTGCTCGCCGTCGGTGCGCCGGTCGCGGCCGTCGTGCACGGGGTGCCGGTCCCGCTGGCGCTGCTGGTCACCGCCGTGCTCAGCGGAACGCTCCTGGTCGCCCCGGCCCGGCCGCGGTCGGCGACGGCCGTCCACCTGCTCGCCCTCGCCGGACTCGGCGTGCTGACCGCCCCCGGCACGGTCGGACCGTGGCCGCTGCCCGTGACCGCCATGATCGGCCTGGCCGTCCTGCTCGTCGTCCTCGGGCTGCGGACCGGGTGGCGGACCACCGCGGTCGCGTGGGGCACGTCGACGGTCCTGACCCTGGTGCTCGTCGCCGCGACCCCGTGCCGGTGGGCCGAACCGGAGGTCTGGGTGAGCACGCTCGTCGTGTCGTCCGGCAGTGGGCTGCTCATCGGCGCCGCCGCGGTCCTGCTCGGGCAGCGCCGGAGCGTCGGCGCCGAGCTCGTCGCCGCACGGCAGGACGCCGAGCAGCAGGCCGGTGCCCGGCGCGCCGTCGAGGAACGCGCCCGCATCGCCCGTGAGCTGCACGACGTCGTCGCGCACAGCATGTCGGTCGTGCACATGCAGGCCGAGTCGGCGCCCTACCGGGTGTCGGACCTGCCGCCGGCGGCGCGGGCGGAGTTCCGGACGATCGCCGAGACCTCCCGGACCGCGCTGCGTGAGATGCGGCAGCTGCTCGGCACCCTCCGCGGTGAGGACGACGCCGAGCGGGCCCCGCAGCCAGGGCTGTCGGACCTGCCGGCGCTCGTCGCGTCGACCCGTGCCGCCGGACTGGCGGTCACGCTGGACGTCGGCGGCGACGGGGACAGCGGCGACACCGGGGCCGCCGAGGTGACCGGGGCCGCCGACACGGTCGGCCGGGTCACGCAGCTCACGGTGTACCGGGTCGTGCAGGAGGCGCTCGGCAACGTCGTGCGCCACGCCCCCGGTGCCGACACCATCGTCCTCGTCCGGGTGTCCACGTCCGCCGTCGCCGTGACGGTGACGAACGCGCCGGTGCCCCTCGCTCCCCCGCCACCGGCCGACGACGGCGGGTACGGCCTCGCCGGCATGCGTTCCCGTGTCGCCGCACTCGACGGCACGCTCGACGCCGACCCCACCGCGGACGGCGGCTTCCGCGTCGCCGCGACCCTGCCCCGCCAGCCGGACGGAGACCCCCGATGA